The Ascochyta rabiei chromosome 5, complete sequence genome has a segment encoding these proteins:
- a CDS encoding ATPase inhibitor, translating to MFRTSIIKSARAVAAPRYFSASALRMAEGATGSAASRATGSAGGDAFTKRETAAEELYIRQEEKAKLLAIKEKLKQQRQHIEDLDKHIDDVIKEGEASGQGEQK from the exons ATGTTCCGCACATCCATCATCAAGAGTGCGCGCGCCGTCGCCGCTCCCCGCTActtctctgcctctgccCTGCGCATGGCTGAGGGTGCTACCGGCTCCGCTGCTTCCAGGGCGACCGGCTCTGCTGGAGG TGACGCCTTCACCAAGCGCGAGACCGCCGCCGAGGAGCTCTACATCCGCCAGGAGGAGAAGGCCAA GCTCCTGGCCATCAAGGAGAAGCTCAAGCAGCAGAGGCAGCACATCGAGGACCTCGACAAGCACAT CGACGACGTCATCAAGGAGGGCGAGGCGTCCGGCCAGGGCGAGCAGAAGTAA
- a CDS encoding Histidine kinase, giving the protein MAAETYSGLADYVKNLARAHDPARDASFKAQIAANGAKATANAIALPGPDCAEKAQLEQEIAALCARIDFLEHKSNVVVNQDAFPITPAGEPPEEGLVYATSGPFGKPSAPYDRRSSTKEQRALWVSNWLAAKESNGDHPQEPAAALTEEQLNYLRDHLNKQADQIKNQREHIDNLSAEVNKQLNNQNMVFEHGIEDIGALKRELGKHQQANLAFQKALREIGAIVTAVAMGDLSKKVLIHAKEMDPEITLFKRTINTMVDQLQEFASQVTFLAREVGTEGRLGGQANLPGVDGIWAELTDSVNDMAKNLTEQVREIAVVTTAVAHGDLSRKIERPARGEILQLQQTINTMVDQLQSFATEVTKVARDVGTEGKLGGQAEIAGVKGMWNELTVNVNAMAQNLTTQVRDIAQVTTAVAQGNLTRKVEAECKGEILELKLTINRMVDQLQQFAHEVTKIAREVGSEGRLGGQATVHGVEGTWKDLTENVNGMAMNLTTQVREIAEVTTAVARGDLSRKVKAEVQGEILSLKITINTMVDRLNTFAQEVSKVAREVGTDGILGGQAQVDNVEGKWKDLTNNVNTMAQNLTLQVRSISEVTQAIAKGDMSRRVHVDAEGEIRLLKDTINDMVMRLDEWSLAVKRVARDVGVDGKMGGQADIRDIDGRWKEITTDVNTMAQNLTSQVRAFGDITNAAMEGKFTQITVEASGEMDELKRKINQMVSSLRESIQRNTAAREAAELANKTKSEFLANMSHEIRTPMNGIIGMTQLTLDTDLTHAQREMLTIVHNLAGQLLTIIDDILDISKIEANRMVMEEIPFSIRGTIFNALKSLASRANERKLNLAYDVSFRVPDYVVGDSFRLRQIILNLVGNAIKFTERGEVKVAISMAQEQECGPDQYVFQFAVSDTGIGIRGDKLNLIFDTFQQADGSTTRKFGGTGLGLSISKRLVTLMGGRMWVESDFGKGSVFYFTCRVRLGAPDISAIQPNLRAYNGHTVIFIDQGHTNFSEEVVQHLKTLKLVPMVVSSVEEVPASDKRTNTAYDCVIVDNDATARELRGADRFKYIPLVMLTPRVAISLRSALENGISSYMTTPCLPIDLGNALIPALDGRAAPLVSDHSKSFNILLAEDNAVNQKLAVRILEKYHHRVTVANNGLEAFEHIQKKRYDCVLMDVQMPVMGGFEATAKIREWERENGIPSTAIIALTAHAMVGDREKCLAAQMDDYLSKPLRQNQLIQTILRCATMGGGLYDASHSKDNLSPPTLGQLGTSPNATPRATPSKRPQLEARGFTERGPAEVASPKLLAADQTDESVQGLLLRSHSS; this is encoded by the exons ATGGCTGCCGAAACCTACTCCGGGCTTGCCGACTACGTCAAGAACCTCGCGAGAGCCCACGACCCCGCCCGCGATGCCTCGTTCAAGGCCCAGATAGCCGCCAATGGTGCAAAGGCCACGGCCAACGCCATCGCCCTGCCCGGCCCCGACTGCGCTGAAAAGGCCCAGCTTGAGCAGGAGATCGCCGCTTTGTGCGCGCGCATCGACTTCCTCGAGCACAAGAGCAACGTCGTCGTTAACCAGGACGCCTTCCCCATCACACCTGCCGGCGAGCCTCCCGAGGAGGGCCTGGTCTACGCAACCTCAGGGCCCTTTGGCAAGCCCAGCGCACCCTATGACCGCCGCAGCTCCACCAAGGAGCAGCGAGCCCTCTGGGTCAGCAACTGGCTCGCGGCCAAAGAGTCCAACGGCGACCACCCCCAGGAGCCTGCCGCTGCCCTCACCGAGGAGCAGCTCAACTACCTGCGCGACCACCTGAACAAGCAGGCCGACCAGATCAAGAATCAGCGCGAGCACATCGACAACCTGAGCGCCGAAGTCAACAAGCAGCTGAACAACCAGAACATGGTCTTTGAGCACGGCATCGAGGATATCGGTGCCCTGAAGCGCGAGCTCGGCAAGCACCAGCAGGCCAACCTGGCTTTCCAGAAGGCTCTGCGTGAAATCGGCGCCATCGTGACAGCAGTCGCTATGGGCGACCTCAGCAAGAAGGTTTTGATCCACGCTAAGGAAATGGACCCCGAAATCACTCTGTTCAAGCGCACAATCAACACCATGGTGGACCAGCTGCAAGAGTTTGCCAGCCAAGTCACCTTTTTGGCCCGAGAAGTCGGTACCGAAGGCAGACTCGGTGGTCAGGCAAACCTTCCCGGGGTGGATGGTATCTGGGCTGAGCTGACCGACTCCG TCAACGACATGGCTAAGAACCTTACCGAGCAAGTGCGAGAAATCGCCGTCGTTACAACCGCTGTCGCCCACGGCGACTTGAGCAGAAAGATCGAGCGTCCAGCGAGGGGAGAGATCCTCCAGCTGCAACAAACAATCAACACCATGGTGGACCAACTGCAATCATTTGCGACCGAGGTCACAAAGGTGGCTAGAGATGTCGGTACCGAAGGCAAGCTCGGCGGTCAGGCTGAGATCGCCGGTGTTAAGGGCATGTGGAACGAGCTGACCGTCAACGTGAACGCCATGGCGCAGAACCTGACAACCCAGGTGCGAGACATCGCTCAGGTAACAACTGCTGTCGCCCAGGGCAACCTCACTCGGAAGGTCGAGGCCGAGTGCAAGGGCGAGATTCTGGAACTCAAGTTGACGATCAATCGCATGGTCGACCAACTGCAACAGTTCGCACACGAAGTCACCAAGATTGCGAGAGAAGTCGGATCCGAAGGCAGACTCGGCGGCCAAGCTACCGTCCACGGAGTCGAAGGAACCTGGAAAGATCTCACCGAGAATGTCAACGGTATGGCGATGAACCTGACGACACAAGTACGAGAGATTGCCGAAGTCACAACAGCTGTAGCCAGAGGAGATCTTAGTCGAAAGGTCAAGGCTGAAGTCCAGGGTGAGATTCTGTCTCTGAAGATCACCATCAACACCATGGTGGACCGCCTGAATACGTTTGCCCAGGAAGTCAGCAAGGTTGCTCGCGAAGTCGGAACCGACGGTATCCTAGGCGGACAAGCACAGGTCGACAATGTGGAAGGCAAATGGAAGGACCTTACGAACAACGTCAACACCATGGCGCAGAACCTGACATTGCAGGTACGAAGTATCTCGGAAGTCACACAGGCTATTGCCAAGGGAGATATGAGCAGGAGAGTGCATGTGGATGCTGAGGGAGAAATCCGACTGTTGAAGGACACCATCAACGACATGGTCATGAGACTCGATGAGTGGTCGCTCGCTGTGAAGCGTGTGGCCCGCGATGTCGGCGTCGATGGAAAGATGGGTGGCCAAGCAGATATCCGGGACATTGATGGACGATGGAAGGAGATCACGACCGACGTCAACACCATGGCCCAGAATTTGACCTCGCAAGTGCGCGCCTTCGGCGACATCACAAACGCTGCCATGGAGGGCAAGTTTACCCAGATCACAGTTGAGGCGTCCGGTGAGATGGACGAGCTGAAGAGGAAAATCAACCAGATGGTGTCCAGTCTACGCGAGTCCATCCAGAGGAATACAGCGGCCAGGGAGGCAGCCGAGTTGGCCAACAAGACCAAGTCAGAATTTCTGGCCAACATGTCTCACGAGATCCGAACGCCCATGAACGGTATCATTGGTATGACGCAGCTTACGCTAGATACCGACCTCACGCACGCACAGCGGGAGATGTTGACGATCGTGCACAACTTGGCTGGCCAGCTCTTGACCATCATCGACGACATCCTCGATATCTCCAAGATCGAGGCGAACCGGATGGTCATGGAAGAGATTCCATTCTCAATTCGCGGCACAATCTTCAACGCGCTCAAGTCGTTGGCTTCAAGGGCCAACGAGCGCAAGCTGAACCTCGCGTACGACGTCTCCTTCAGAGTGCCCGACTACGTGGTTGGCGATTCTTTCAGGTTAAGGCAGATCATCTTGAACCTTGTCGGCAACGCTATCAAGTTTACCGAGCGCGGAGAAGTCAAGGTGGCCATTAGCATGGCGCAAGAGCAAGAGTGTGGCCCGGATCAGTATGTCTTCCAGTTCGCTGTTTCCGATACAGGCATAGGTATCCGCGGCGACAAGCTCAACCTGATCTTCGACACCTTCCAGCAGGCCGACGGTTCAACGACCAGGAAGTTTGGTGGCACAGGTCTTGGTCTATCCATCTCCAAGCGCCTGGTAACGCTCATGGGTGGCCGTATGTGGGTCGAGTCCGACTTTGGCAAGGGCAGTGTCTTCTACTTCACATGCAGAGTCCGTCTCGGAGCTCCCGACATCAGCGCTATCCAGCCCAACCTCCGGGCGTACAACGGTCACACGGTCATCTTCATCGATCAGGGCCACACCAACTTCTCCGAAGAAGTAGTTCAACATCTCAAGACCCTCAAGCTTGTTCCCATGGTCGTCAGCTCGGTCGAAGAGGTGCCAGCATCGGACAAGAGGACTAACACTGCTTATGATTGCGTCATTGTCGACAACGACGCCACGGCACGGGAGCTGAGGGGCGCAGACCGTTTCAAGTACATCCCGCTTGTCATGCTCACTCCCAGAGTGGCGATAAGCCTCAGGTCTGCTCTGGAGAATGGTATCTCGAGCTACATGACCACACCGTGTCTCCCGATCGACTTGGGCAATGCACTCATCCCGGCTCTGGATGGACGCGCTGCGCCCTTGGTGTCTGATCACTCAAAGTCCTTCAACATCCTGCTCGCTGAAGACAACGCTGTCAACCAGAAGCTTGCCGTTCGCATTCTGGAGAAGTACCACCACAGGGTCACTGTAGCAAACAACGGTCTGGAAGCATTCGAGCACATCCAGAAGAAGCGCTACGACTGCGTTCTGATGGACGTGCAGATGCCTGTTATG GGTGGTTTCGAAGCTACAGCGAAGATCCGCGAGTGGGAGCGCGAGAACGGCATCCCATCAACAGCCATCATCGCCCTCACTGCTCACGCCATGGTTGGCGACCGTGAGAAGTGTCTCGCGGCGCAGATGGAC GACTACCTCTCCAAACCCCTCCGCCAAAACCAACTCATCCAAACCATCCTCCGCTGCGCAACAATGGGTGGCGGTCTGTACGACGCGTCGCATTCCAAAGACAACCTCTCTCCCCCCACACTCGGTCAACTAGGAACGTCTCCCAACGCCACTCCACGAGCAACACCCTCGAAACGCCCACAGCTCGAAGCCCGCGGCTTTACAGAACGCGGTCCGGCAGAAGTTGCGAGCCCAAAGCTCCTCGCTGCCGACCAGACGGATGAGTCTGTTCAAGGG TTGCTCCTGAGAAGCCATAGTAGCTGA
- a CDS encoding Histidine kinase, with amino-acid sequence MAAETYSGLADYVKNLARAHDPARDASFKAQIAANGAKATANAIALPGPDCAEKAQLEQEIAALCARIDFLEHKSNVVVNQDAFPITPAGEPPEEGLVYATSGPFGKPSAPYDRRSSTKEQRALWVSNWLAAKESNGDHPQEPAAALTEEQLNYLRDHLNKQADQIKNQREHIDNLSAEVNKQLNNQNMVFEHGIEDIGALKRELGKHQQANLAFQKALREIGAIVTAVAMGDLSKKVLIHAKEMDPEITLFKRTINTMVDQLQEFASQVTFLAREVGTEGRLGGQANLPGVDGIWAELTDSVNDMAKNLTEQVREIAVVTTAVAHGDLSRKIERPARGEILQLQQTINTMVDQLQSFATEVTKVARDVGTEGKLGGQAEIAGVKGMWNELTVNVNAMAQNLTTQVRDIAQVTTAVAQGNLTRKVEAECKGEILELKLTINRMVDQLQQFAHEVTKIAREVGSEGRLGGQATVHGVEGTWKDLTENVNGMAMNLTTQVREIAEVTTAVARGDLSRKVKAEVQGEILSLKITINTMVDRLNTFAQEVSKVAREVGTDGILGGQAQVDNVEGKWKDLTNNVNTMAQNLTLQVRSISEVTQAIAKGDMSRRVHVDAEGEIRLLKDTINDMVMRLDEWSLAVKRVARDVGVDGKMGGQADIRDIDGRWKEITTDVNTMAQNLTSQVRAFGDITNAAMEGKFTQITVEASGEMDELKRKINQMVSSLRESIQRNTAAREAAELANKTKSEFLANMSHEIRTPMNGIIGMTQLTLDTDLTHAQREMLTIVHNLAGQLLTIIDDILDISKIEANRMVMEEIPFSIRGTIFNALKSLASRANERKLNLAYDVSFRVPDYVVGDSFRLRQIILNLVGNAIKFTERGEVKVAISMAQEQECGPDQYVFQFAVSDTGIGIRGDKLNLIFDTFQQADGSTTRKFGGTGLGLSISKRLVTLMGGRMWVESDFGKGSVFYFTCRVRLGAPDISAIQPNLRAYNGHTVIFIDQGHTNFSEEVVQHLKTLKLVPMVVSSVEEVPASDKRTNTAYDCVIVDNDATARELRGADRFKYIPLVMLTPRVAISLRSALENGISSYMTTPCLPIDLGNALIPALDGRAAPLVSDHSKSFNILLAEDNAVNQKLAVRILEKYHHRVTVANNGLEAFEHIQKKRYDCVLMDVQMPVMGGFEATAKIREWERENGIPSTAIIALTAHAMVGDREKCLAAQMDDYLSKPLRQNQLIQTILRCATMGGGLYDASHSKDNLSPPTLGQLGTSPNATPRATPSKRPQLEARGFTERGPAEVASPKLLAADQTDESVQGVLLRSLSDMH; translated from the exons ATGGCTGCCGAAACCTACTCCGGGCTTGCCGACTACGTCAAGAACCTCGCGAGAGCCCACGACCCCGCCCGCGATGCCTCGTTCAAGGCCCAGATAGCCGCCAATGGTGCAAAGGCCACGGCCAACGCCATCGCCCTGCCCGGCCCCGACTGCGCTGAAAAGGCCCAGCTTGAGCAGGAGATCGCCGCTTTGTGCGCGCGCATCGACTTCCTCGAGCACAAGAGCAACGTCGTCGTTAACCAGGACGCCTTCCCCATCACACCTGCCGGCGAGCCTCCCGAGGAGGGCCTGGTCTACGCAACCTCAGGGCCCTTTGGCAAGCCCAGCGCACCCTATGACCGCCGCAGCTCCACCAAGGAGCAGCGAGCCCTCTGGGTCAGCAACTGGCTCGCGGCCAAAGAGTCCAACGGCGACCACCCCCAGGAGCCTGCCGCTGCCCTCACCGAGGAGCAGCTCAACTACCTGCGCGACCACCTGAACAAGCAGGCCGACCAGATCAAGAATCAGCGCGAGCACATCGACAACCTGAGCGCCGAAGTCAACAAGCAGCTGAACAACCAGAACATGGTCTTTGAGCACGGCATCGAGGATATCGGTGCCCTGAAGCGCGAGCTCGGCAAGCACCAGCAGGCCAACCTGGCTTTCCAGAAGGCTCTGCGTGAAATCGGCGCCATCGTGACAGCAGTCGCTATGGGCGACCTCAGCAAGAAGGTTTTGATCCACGCTAAGGAAATGGACCCCGAAATCACTCTGTTCAAGCGCACAATCAACACCATGGTGGACCAGCTGCAAGAGTTTGCCAGCCAAGTCACCTTTTTGGCCCGAGAAGTCGGTACCGAAGGCAGACTCGGTGGTCAGGCAAACCTTCCCGGGGTGGATGGTATCTGGGCTGAGCTGACCGACTCCG TCAACGACATGGCTAAGAACCTTACCGAGCAAGTGCGAGAAATCGCCGTCGTTACAACCGCTGTCGCCCACGGCGACTTGAGCAGAAAGATCGAGCGTCCAGCGAGGGGAGAGATCCTCCAGCTGCAACAAACAATCAACACCATGGTGGACCAACTGCAATCATTTGCGACCGAGGTCACAAAGGTGGCTAGAGATGTCGGTACCGAAGGCAAGCTCGGCGGTCAGGCTGAGATCGCCGGTGTTAAGGGCATGTGGAACGAGCTGACCGTCAACGTGAACGCCATGGCGCAGAACCTGACAACCCAGGTGCGAGACATCGCTCAGGTAACAACTGCTGTCGCCCAGGGCAACCTCACTCGGAAGGTCGAGGCCGAGTGCAAGGGCGAGATTCTGGAACTCAAGTTGACGATCAATCGCATGGTCGACCAACTGCAACAGTTCGCACACGAAGTCACCAAGATTGCGAGAGAAGTCGGATCCGAAGGCAGACTCGGCGGCCAAGCTACCGTCCACGGAGTCGAAGGAACCTGGAAAGATCTCACCGAGAATGTCAACGGTATGGCGATGAACCTGACGACACAAGTACGAGAGATTGCCGAAGTCACAACAGCTGTAGCCAGAGGAGATCTTAGTCGAAAGGTCAAGGCTGAAGTCCAGGGTGAGATTCTGTCTCTGAAGATCACCATCAACACCATGGTGGACCGCCTGAATACGTTTGCCCAGGAAGTCAGCAAGGTTGCTCGCGAAGTCGGAACCGACGGTATCCTAGGCGGACAAGCACAGGTCGACAATGTGGAAGGCAAATGGAAGGACCTTACGAACAACGTCAACACCATGGCGCAGAACCTGACATTGCAGGTACGAAGTATCTCGGAAGTCACACAGGCTATTGCCAAGGGAGATATGAGCAGGAGAGTGCATGTGGATGCTGAGGGAGAAATCCGACTGTTGAAGGACACCATCAACGACATGGTCATGAGACTCGATGAGTGGTCGCTCGCTGTGAAGCGTGTGGCCCGCGATGTCGGCGTCGATGGAAAGATGGGTGGCCAAGCAGATATCCGGGACATTGATGGACGATGGAAGGAGATCACGACCGACGTCAACACCATGGCCCAGAATTTGACCTCGCAAGTGCGCGCCTTCGGCGACATCACAAACGCTGCCATGGAGGGCAAGTTTACCCAGATCACAGTTGAGGCGTCCGGTGAGATGGACGAGCTGAAGAGGAAAATCAACCAGATGGTGTCCAGTCTACGCGAGTCCATCCAGAGGAATACAGCGGCCAGGGAGGCAGCCGAGTTGGCCAACAAGACCAAGTCAGAATTTCTGGCCAACATGTCTCACGAGATCCGAACGCCCATGAACGGTATCATTGGTATGACGCAGCTTACGCTAGATACCGACCTCACGCACGCACAGCGGGAGATGTTGACGATCGTGCACAACTTGGCTGGCCAGCTCTTGACCATCATCGACGACATCCTCGATATCTCCAAGATCGAGGCGAACCGGATGGTCATGGAAGAGATTCCATTCTCAATTCGCGGCACAATCTTCAACGCGCTCAAGTCGTTGGCTTCAAGGGCCAACGAGCGCAAGCTGAACCTCGCGTACGACGTCTCCTTCAGAGTGCCCGACTACGTGGTTGGCGATTCTTTCAGGTTAAGGCAGATCATCTTGAACCTTGTCGGCAACGCTATCAAGTTTACCGAGCGCGGAGAAGTCAAGGTGGCCATTAGCATGGCGCAAGAGCAAGAGTGTGGCCCGGATCAGTATGTCTTCCAGTTCGCTGTTTCCGATACAGGCATAGGTATCCGCGGCGACAAGCTCAACCTGATCTTCGACACCTTCCAGCAGGCCGACGGTTCAACGACCAGGAAGTTTGGTGGCACAGGTCTTGGTCTATCCATCTCCAAGCGCCTGGTAACGCTCATGGGTGGCCGTATGTGGGTCGAGTCCGACTTTGGCAAGGGCAGTGTCTTCTACTTCACATGCAGAGTCCGTCTCGGAGCTCCCGACATCAGCGCTATCCAGCCCAACCTCCGGGCGTACAACGGTCACACGGTCATCTTCATCGATCAGGGCCACACCAACTTCTCCGAAGAAGTAGTTCAACATCTCAAGACCCTCAAGCTTGTTCCCATGGTCGTCAGCTCGGTCGAAGAGGTGCCAGCATCGGACAAGAGGACTAACACTGCTTATGATTGCGTCATTGTCGACAACGACGCCACGGCACGGGAGCTGAGGGGCGCAGACCGTTTCAAGTACATCCCGCTTGTCATGCTCACTCCCAGAGTGGCGATAAGCCTCAGGTCTGCTCTGGAGAATGGTATCTCGAGCTACATGACCACACCGTGTCTCCCGATCGACTTGGGCAATGCACTCATCCCGGCTCTGGATGGACGCGCTGCGCCCTTGGTGTCTGATCACTCAAAGTCCTTCAACATCCTGCTCGCTGAAGACAACGCTGTCAACCAGAAGCTTGCCGTTCGCATTCTGGAGAAGTACCACCACAGGGTCACTGTAGCAAACAACGGTCTGGAAGCATTCGAGCACATCCAGAAGAAGCGCTACGACTGCGTTCTGATGGACGTGCAGATGCCTGTTATG GGTGGTTTCGAAGCTACAGCGAAGATCCGCGAGTGGGAGCGCGAGAACGGCATCCCATCAACAGCCATCATCGCCCTCACTGCTCACGCCATGGTTGGCGACCGTGAGAAGTGTCTCGCGGCGCAGATGGAC GACTACCTCTCCAAACCCCTCCGCCAAAACCAACTCATCCAAACCATCCTCCGCTGCGCAACAATGGGTGGCGGTCTGTACGACGCGTCGCATTCCAAAGACAACCTCTCTCCCCCCACACTCGGTCAACTAGGAACGTCTCCCAACGCCACTCCACGAGCAACACCCTCGAAACGCCCACAGCTCGAAGCCCGCGGCTTTACAGAACGCGGTCCGGCAGAAGTTGCGAGCCCAAAGCTCCTCGCTGCCGACCAGACGGATGAGTCTGTTCAAGGGGTACTATTGAGGTCCTTGTCTGACATGCATTGA
- a CDS encoding FG-nucleoporin nsp1 — protein sequence MSGFTFGQPSGNNAGSNAPKPAGGLFGGAGNTTGSSSPSLFGTANTGSSAPSTGGLFGGGGGSAVGAGLFGGGASNTPAASKPAGGLFGGGATAGASSTPSFGFGSAAKTGDAAKPTMFGGASTGAAPAASPGTTSSFGFGSTPTATPATNKTSFLPSTTPAGPPPGSNLFGGQTPAASSGFSLGGGQNNQTGASSSGSGLFGGAAKPAVPTAGSTPGLFGAKPAGASTPTTGLFGGAPGSNDANKSATPPTPAGLFGGAAPTASSSSQETPKPAGGLFGGGLPSTTPASKPPTFSLGGSTPAAQPAASQPSATPSLGGFSLGGGDKDKTATSSAAPTSGLFGAAASSTPSAPAAGGNTGLNLFKKPEASTPSSSTPASGAAPAATSSAPSMFGGMGGGSSAPPASSAAAPTSAATPGLFGGLGGAKPASTTAPASTPAQPTPSRGATPAPSGDANKSGLANSTAGPAPSAQSRLKNKSMDEIITRWAADLSKYQKEFQSQAETVAQWDRALVENSDKVRQLYSKTFQAERDAAEVERQLTMMEENQQELDSYLDRYEKEIENLMKMHGVSGRSDGLRGPDQERERTYKLAEKLQDRLNELNKDLTEMIEEINSTSQTLSKTGKPDDPLTKVVRVLNTQLSQLQLIDSGASQLQDKINQAQKESRSLGANGWNGLGTDPAEDFYRSFRGNRVERYGGHA from the exons ATGTCTGGCTTCACATTCGGACAGCCGAGCGGCAACAACGCTGGCTCCAACGCGCCAAAACCGGCGGGTGGATTGTTTGGCGGTGCAGGAAACACGACCGGCAGCTCGTCCCCCTCCCTCTTCGGCACCGCCAACACTGGATCGAGCGCACCGAGCACAGGAGGACTGtttggcggcggcggaggaAGCGCTGTAGGCGCAGGTCTCTTTGGCGGCGGAGCATCTAACACACCGGCGGCGAGCAAGCCTGCGGGAGGCCTCTTTGGCGGTGGAGCTACAGCAGGCGCATCTTCGACACCAAGCTTTGGCTTCGGCAGTGCAGCAAAGACGGGTGACGCAGCAAAGCCAACGATGTTTGGCGGTGCTTCAACTGGGGCTGCACCAGCTGCTTCCCCCGGCACCACCTCGTCATTTGGATTCG GCTCAACACCCACTGCCACCCCCGCCACAAACAAGACATCTTTCCTTCCCTCAACGACACCCGCTGGTCCTCCCCCAGGCTCCAACCTGTTCGGTGGACAGACACCTGCGGCCTCATCTGGCTTTTCCCTAGGAGGAGGACAAAACAACCAGACTGGTGCGAGCTCGTCGGGGTCAGGCTTGTTCGGGGGAGCCGCGAAGCCTGCTGTGCCAACAGCTGGATCAACGCCTGGCTTGTTTGGAGCCAAACCTGCAGGTGCTTCCACACCCACCACAGGTCTTTTTGGAGGCGCGCCCGGCTCCAACGACGCGAACAAGAGCGCAACCCCTCCGACCCCAGCCGGATTGTTCGGTGGAGCCGCTCCTACAGCTTCTTCCAGCTCGCAAGAGACTCCTAAACCAGCAGGAGGACTGTTCGGTGGTGGCCTGCCTAGCACGACACCCGCAAGCAAGCCCCCTACATTCAGCCTTGGAGGATCCACACCTGCTGCCCAGCCAGCGGCCTCGCAACCATCCGCAACGCCTTCGCTGGGAGGCTTCAGCTTAGGTGGCGGAGACAAGGACAAGACTGCGACTTCATCAGCAGCGCCAACATCCGGCCTGTTTGGCGCGGCTGCATCGTCTACACCAAGTGCGCCCGCAGCTGGCGGCAACACTGGCCTCAACCTCTTCAAGAAGCCTGAAGCGAGCACACCTTCCAGCTCGACACCAGCAAGTGGAGCCGCACCAGCTGCGACAAGCTCGGCTCCGTCCATGTTCGGCGGTATGGGAGGTGGAAGCTCTGCGCCTCCAGCTTCGTCTGCAGCGGCGCCAACATCAGCCGCAACGCCAGGTCTTTTCGGGGGCCTGGGTGGAGCAAAGCCCGCCTCGACCACAGCACCAGCTTCGACACCTGCGCAGCCCACTCCATCACGGGGGGCTACGCCTGCACCTTCTGGCGATGCTAACAAGAGCGGGCTTGCCAACTCGACAGCGGGTCCAGCACCCTCCGCTCAGTCACGCCTCAAGAACAAGTCCATGGACGAGATCATCACACGATGGGCCGCCGATCTCTCCAAGTACCAAAAGGAGTTCCAATCGCAAGCTGAGACTGTCGCACAGTGGGACCGAGCCCTCGTCGAGAACTCTGACAAAGTCCGCCAGCTGTACTCGAAGACCTTCCAAGCCGAGCGCGACGCAGCAGAGGTAGAGAGGCAACTGACCATGATGGAGGAGAACCAGCAAGAGCTCGACTCGTACCTCGACCGATACGAAAAGGAGATTGAGAACCTCATGAAGATGCACGGTGTTTCCGGCAGGTCTGATGGTCTACGGGGCCCTGATCAGGAGCGCGAGAGGAC CTACAAACTCGCCGAGAAGCTGCAAGACCGCCTCAACGAGCTGAACAAAGACCTCACGGAGATGATTGAGGAAATCAACAGCACATCCCAAACCCTCAGCAAAACAGGCAAGCCCGACGACCCC CTCACAAAAGTCGTCCGCGTTCTCAACACCCAGCTGTCGCAGCTCCAGCTTATCGACTCGGGCGCCTCGCAGCTGCAGGACAAGATCAACCAGGCGCAAAAGGAGAGTCGCTCCCTGGGCGCCAATGGCTGGAACGGTCTCGGCACCGATCCCGCAGAGGACTTTTATCGCAGTTTCCGCGGGAACAGAGTCGAGCGGTATGGGGGGCATGCGTAG